From the Daucus carota subsp. sativus chromosome 8, DH1 v3.0, whole genome shotgun sequence genome, one window contains:
- the LOC108198505 gene encoding uncharacterized protein LOC108198505: MSSYSSASNVHSPDFCGCGLSPVLRTSWTDKNPGRRFWGCSMYMKNRRMGCNFHQWHDPPVCGRSRNIIPGLLKRIERLECEIEKRGRNERRMKQWLCALAVLVVLLFWHCISMMY, translated from the exons ATGTCTTCGTATAGCTCTGCATCAAATGTTCACAGTCCTGATTTTTGTGGTTGCGGTTTGAGTCCAGTGCTGAGGACGTCGTGGACCGACAAGAATCCTGGGAGGAGATTCTGGGGTTGCTCCATGTACATG AAGAACCGTAGGATGGGATGCAACTTTCACCAGTGGCATGACCCTCCTGTTTGTGGTAGATCTCGAAATATTATCCCTGGCTTGTTAAAAAGAATCGAAAGATTGGAATGTGAAATCGAGAAGCGTGGTCGAAACGAGAGGAGAATGAAGCAATGGCTGTGTGCTTTAGCAGTTTTAGTTGTGTTGTTGTTCTGGCATTGTATTAGTATGATGTATtag